One Microplitis demolitor isolate Queensland-Clemson2020A chromosome 2, iyMicDemo2.1a, whole genome shotgun sequence DNA segment encodes these proteins:
- the LOC103580236 gene encoding NADH dehydrogenase [ubiquinone] 1 beta subcomplex subunit 5, mitochondrial → MAAWSGLFRGAGQILVRQKFAKPSQPLNNAVTRFMSGDGHHRIFPLAPTRWHWDKTKDLLHFYVMIGVIPLSIAVFCINIFIGPATLMEIPEGYTPKHWEYYRHPISRWLSRYVFPSDQMEYEKYMHFIWAEQEVSKLRELEQRVLDLMRERVDYQYYYYEPYTNAKYVRRQAQGEKDEAELYAGHVD, encoded by the exons ATGGCGGCGTGGAGTGGATTGTTCCGTGGCGCAGGCCAAATTTTAGTTCGACAAAAGTTTGCAAAACCAAGTCAGCCTCTAAATAAtg cgGTTACAAGATTTATGTCCGGTGATGGACATCACAGAATTTTCCCACTGGCACCAACACGTTGGCATTGGGATAAAACAAAAGATTTATTACACTTTTATGTTATGATTGGAGTTATTCCTCTTTCGATTGCAGtcttttgtataaatatttttattggtcCTGCAACTCTTATGGAAATTCCAGAGGGTTATACTCCAAAGCACTGGGAATATTATCGG CACCCCATATCTAGATGGCTGTCACGTTACGTATTTCCATCAGATCAAATGGAGTACGAAAAGTACATGCATTTCATTTGGGCCGAACAGGAAGTTTCTAAACTGCGTGAACTCGAACAGCGGGTACTGGATTTGATGAGAGAACGAGTTGACTACCAGTACTATTACTACGAGCCCTACACCAACGCTAAGTATGTAAGAAGACAAGCCCAAGGTGAAAAAGATGAAGCCGAACTTTACGCCGGTCACGTCGATTAA
- the LOC103580237 gene encoding cuticlin-4 has product MDKLNFKMANHWSYIFFYIFISTIMYDAKNVLGAQIPSGYSSLSTSTAAVASTVRIECASESIIVHISTEGNTDFHGLVYPRGLSKNSSCLHEYKSQPAPITYRLPLRSCNTMPTELDDGGIEYFNTIVVQPHLKLVTNQGRGFHVRCRYQTRDKVVTNDQTRVAMLQSLPLQAMAPMPGCTMKIFSGDPNRHHVAENVKIGDPLTLVISIDKQEMFGLKISDCIVRDGLGWGEQRLINDEGCPIDGEIMGQFTYSDDKTEAKVNFQAHKFPYTASVYYQCNVRLCSKHEGGCTDTPPSCNEISRRKRATGRELDDKEVAALDGGTPATIEVYSGLYVNEASDLGGKSELTDDVFRERTIDEADSICISQRSFAIGIAIAGLILMIAVVAAILVLLARRRHKNISTTGSSIYSGPYTNTAYSHSS; this is encoded by the exons atggataaattaaattttaaaatgg CGAACCATTGgagttacatatttttttacatattt ATTTCAACAATAATGTACGATGCGAAAAACGTGTTAGGAGCTCAAATACCATCAGGATACTCAAGTTTATCAACAT cGACTGCGGCAGTAGCAAGTACTGTCCGGATCGAGTGTGCCAGCGAATCAATTATCGTCCATATATCAACTGAGGGTAATACCGATTTTCATGGGCTTGTTTATCCACGAGGGTTGTCTAAAAACAGCTCCTGCTTGCACGAATACAAGAGCCAGCCAGCACCGATCACATATCGATTGCCTCTTAGATCCTGCAATACCATGCCCACTGAACTG GACGATGGTGGAATCGAATACTTCAATACAATAGTAGTCCAACCCCATTTGAAGCTCGTCACAAATCAAGGAAGAGGTTTTCACGTAAGATGCCGTTATCAGACTCGAGACAAAGTTGTTACGAACGACCAAACACGCGTTGCAATGCTTCAATCACTGCCATTACAA GCTATGGCTCCAATGCCTGGATGCACAATGAAAATATTCAGCGGAGATCCGAACCGTCACCACGTCGCagaaaacgtcaaaatcggggACCCGCTTACTTTGGTGATCAGTATCGACAAGCAAGAGATGTTTGGGCTCAAAATATCCGACTGTATTGTACGAGATGGTCTAGGCTGGGGCGAACAGCGTCTCATTAATGACGAAGG ATGTCCCATTGATGGAGAAATAATGGGCCAGTTTACGTACAGTGATGATAAAACAGAAGCTAAAGTTAACTTTCAAGCTCACAAATTTCCTTATACTGCTAGCGTTTATTACCAATGCAATGTTAGATTGTGCAGTAAACATGAAGGTGGATGTACTGATACG ccACCGTCATGCAACGAAATAAGCAGAAGAAAAAGAGCTACAGGCCGTGAGTTAGATGACAAAGAGGTCGCAGCTTTAGATGGTGGCACCCCTGCTACAATTGAAGTCTACAGTGGACTTTACGTTAATGAAGCTTCAGATCTTGGCGGTAAATCTGAACTGACTGATGATGTTTTTCGAGAAAGg aCGATTGACGAAGCTGACAGCATATGTATATCGCAAAGAAGCTTCGCGATTGGGATCGCTATCGCTGGATTGATTCTGATGATTGCCGTTGTGGCAGCCATTTTGGTATTACTTGCTAGAAGAAGgcacaaaaatatttccacAACAGGATCGTCAATCTACAGCGGGCCTTACACTAACACTGCTTATAGTCACAGCAGTTAA
- the LOC103580238 gene encoding R3H domain-containing protein 1 isoform X1, with amino-acid sequence MARLEIPSIVVHNGNRSQSRPVSPTGPSSAEMPALPTAKNALVSGDSSYSTAGDQDMIDSNVNVTIENLSSGNTINRPTSLPVPSCQASPPDKIDSESNNFRNRTNTKVKLLVRSHAMRESTSPPREPHNGATSPRSPQQTDAVDKKFGNGGGGNGNGGLSPNNLNSKLNNNESIYNNNSNLSAAQSPKQTRNTATSPTCRTPSRNGQSSPLQTTPKSASTSPTNNRDNNNKNDNGQRSKATSPLVITSSKCNNCVKNNHNNDKPGLLQTPPSPSKSTGIQYSPKSHGQSNNYNNNNNNNNNNGHNNCQQQSRNDNNNRRTFGICNNQCSNQCSSNTLSVGSRTRHKLRHQNSSSQGSGSLDSVSPCLSRDNSTELYTDSTGIDLEQFIAVTINRNQKDRSVLLKIERELIEFAKDHHKSCHKFPNMSSYNRMLVHRVAAYFGMEHNVDQSGLSVIVTRTKNMRIPDTRFKEHIRDDLILTEEPRRSILKRDSSSFEDGYNFKSPDRLSGDYCRRSKSFEEREEEYEKVRRRIFKDSSGESSEVVSWPYWSSSESSDVSARYRLLHPGDHSSGRHARLSKGESCDGREAFRGVLRPSVSKSFSFGGYTRGMLSRGDSVTSTRSAGPRLTKQDSGASMCSRLSPSSSGYKSQSQRSDTTISPSPSPSPIPAIPCSHVQSSQNNNVSIDTQSNDTVIWAVTNISSVPLGSVIMNPRTNQPYTNSDGTIYRFDPDNLPKVFNDIEEIRESPSSETPDKFPELPESPKHNVPVNKYSSKKQKNSTKPSSPSSVCNNNGATNNRLTSTATSPTLPYSASPPPQPPPPQPVHVQDSSQSIKSPIESQPPCTHGSLNPQYQNYPQNNTELNYNPPVFTNAQPQNMIQRPPDLAINQQQQQQQQQPPPPPPPPPPPDMVFGQNNVYGNYPMMMQTSVHPQSEVTDLSGYFMGMNVYEQPRAGSEGSQTTPTFPAPPPPPPPPLPPPNGHNAPNNQAMPPGYWQPPTAQHPHQQHTHHPPNQIPPQQMYFVPPSNSTLAVSQPSNDRSTIQHQRFPSNYTYNPQNMTPSNTAPNYQVNGYPISYNSMPTVPPSPTDYSYQNPLPMMPTYYPAGQPGMQPPVMWRVPTPPSTPTSNQMPGIPVMYVNSGTYPPPPTMVTAGSYSHQLSGTNPAPPGAVYMTPSLLPNIVFRQNVPMMTSGIRASTPSGSQRTSRSPTPGHEFPNSSTNGPTVNGVSVGVGGVDNRNVQAQSRYPLPMYQGLHIVPGDIRLMHPGMGNNSRLQYAPGPSPPVLQGCPRPFRPPSYSSNNSGCPTPNSFDGRNQKIRKQRSKVTTLPSTNVRSNVYQVPSMPPSNPPKDIREGTVKVTINR; translated from the exons ATGGCACGGCTGGAAA TACCAAGTATAGTGGTGCACAATGGAAACAGGTCGCAGAGCCGGCCAGTAAGTCCCACCGGTCCATCATCGGCTGAGATGCCGGCTCTTCCTACGGCCAAGAATGCACTAGTGTCTGGTGATTCAAGTTATTCAACCGCGGGAGATCAGGACATGATAGACAGTAATGTCAATGTTACTatcgaaaatttatcatcaggGAATACAATTAATCGTCCTACATCACTTCCTGTGCCGTCTTGTCAAGCTAGCCCACCCGACAAAATTGATTCGGAGTCCAACAATTTTCGCAATCGG ACAAACACCAAGGTAAAATTGTTAGTAAGAAGCCATGCAATGAGGGAGTCAACGTCACCACCACGTGAACCTCACAACGGGGCAACGTCGCCCCGTAGTCCCCAACAAACTGACgcagttgataaaaaattcggTAACGGTGGTGGCGGTAATGGCAACGGTGGCTTGTcaccaaataatttaaattcaaaattaaataacaacgagtctatttacaataataatagtaatctcAGTGCCGCCCAATCACCAAAACAAACACGTAATACGGCAACTTCACCAACTTGTCGTACCCCATCGAGAAATGGTCAATCTAGTCCATTACAAACAACACCAAAGAGTGCTAGTACATCACCAACGAATAatcgtgataataataataaaaatgacaatggTCAACGATCAAAGGCTACAAGCCCGTTAGTGATAACTTCATCAAAGTGCAATAATTGCGTTAAAAACaatcataataatgataaaccAGGATTATTACAAACACCCCCATCACCATCTAAATCAACTGGTATACAGTATTCACCTAAAAGTCATGGACAAAGTAATaactacaataataataataataacaataataataatgggcATAATAATTGTCAGCAACAGTCCcgaaatgataataataatcgtcgCACATTCGGTATTTGCAATAATCAGTGCTCAAATCAGTGCTCCAGCAATACATTGAGTGTTGGTAGCCGTACAAGACACAAATTACGCCACCAAAATTCATCCTCACAAGGTAGCGGTAGTTTAGACAGTGTATCGCCATGTTTATCACGTGATAACAGTACTGAATTGTATACCGATAGTACTGGTATTGATCTCGAACAATTTATCGCTGTTACTATAAACCGTAATCAAAAGGATCGTTCAGTTTTGTTGAAAATAGAACGTGAATTGATTGAATTTGCTAAAGATCATCACAAAAGTTGTCATAAATTTCCTAACATGTCGTCGTACAATCGTATGTTGGTACATCGTGTTGCTGCGTATTTCGGTATGGAGCACAATGTCGACCAATCGGGTCTCAGTGTCATTGTAACGCGcacaaaaaatatgagaataccTGACACACGGTTCAAAGAACACATCAGGGATGATTTGATACTAACTGAAGAACCGCGACGGAGTATACTTAAACGTGATTCTAGTTCATTTGAGGATGGCTACAATTTCAAATCGCCAGATCGGCTATCGGGTGACTACTGCAGACGTAGTAAGAGCTTCGAAGAACGTGAAGAAGAATACGAAAAAGTACGTCGTAGAATATTTAAGGACAGTAGCGGCGAAAGTAGTGAAGTGGTGTCATGGCCTTATTGGTCATCGTCCGAAAGCTCCGATGTGTCGGCACGTTATCGATTACTACATCCTGGTGACCATTCATCAGGGCGACACGCCCGCTTATCGAAAGGTGAATCTTGTGACGGCCGTGAAGCATTTCGTGGTGTTCTACGTCCTTCGGTATCTAAATCATTCAGTTTTGGTGGATATACTCGTGGAATGTTATCTCGCGGTGATAGCGTCACGTCAACCCGTAGCGCAGGCCCTAGATTAACAAAACAGGATTCTGGTGCTAGTATGTGCTCACGTTTAAGTCCATCTAGCAGCGGTTATAAATCACAAAGTCAACGTAGTGATACTACAATATCACCGTCACCTTCGCCCTCGCCGATACCGGCAATACCTTGCAGTCATGTACAATCTAGTCAAAACAACAATGTGTCTATTGACACACAATCTAATGATACTGTTATTTGGGCTGTTACTAATATTTCAAGTGTACCATTGGGTAGTGTCATCATGAACCCACGTACAAATCAACCCTACACCAATTCAGATGGTACAATTTATCGCTTTGATCCGGATAATCTACCAAAAGTATTTAATGATATTGAGGAAATACGGGAGAGCCCATCTTCAGAAACACCGGATAAATTTCCCGAATTACCTGAGTCTCCTAAACACAATGTgccagttaataaatatagttctaagaaacaaaaaaattcaacaaagcCATCATCGCCATCGTCagtttgtaataataatggtgCTACAAATAATCGGCTCACTAGCACAGCAACCTCACCAACTCTACCATATTCAGCTAGTCCACCACCACAACCACCACCGCCCCAACCTGTTCATGTTCAAGACAGCTCACAGTCTATAAAATCACCCATTGAATCCCAGCCACCGTGTACCCACGGATCATTGAATCcacaatatcaaaattatccGCAGAATAATactgaattaaattataatcctCCAGTATTTACAAATGCTCAACCACAGAATATGATTCAGAGACCACCGGATCTGGCTATtaatcaacaacaacaacaacagcagcagcaaccaCCCCCGccgccaccaccaccaccaccccCTGATATGGTATTCGGTCAGAATAATGTGTACGGAAATTATCCGATGATGATGCAAACTAGCGTTCATCCACAATCGGAAGTGACTGATTTATCTGGTTATTTCATGGGTATGAATGTCTACGAACAACCGCGTGCTGGTTCCGAAGGATCACAAACAACCCCAACGTTTCCAGCACCACCTCCACCCCCACCCCCACCTCTGCCACCTCCAAATGGTCATAATGCTCCAAACAACCAAGCGATGCCACCAGGATATTGGCAGCCACCTACCGCACAACATCCCCATCAACAGCATACTCATCATCCGCCCAATCAAATCCCTCCACAGCAAATGTACTTCGTACCACCATCTAACTCAACATTGGCCGTCAGTCAACCTTCCAATGACCGTTCAACAATTCAACACCAAAGATTTCCATCAAACTACACGTATAATCCTCAAAACATGACTCCATCAAATACAGCTCCCAACTACCAAGTCAATGGTTATCCGATTTCTTACAATTCAATGCCAACAGTACCTCCCTCACCCACTGACTATTCATACCAGAATCCTTTGCCCATGATGCCGACTTACTATCCAGCTGGACAACCTGGAATGCAGCCCCCAGTGATGTGGCGCGTGCCTACACCTCCAAGTACTCCTACGTCAAATCAAATGCCGGGCATACCAGTGATGTACGTAAATTCAGGAACTTACCCACCGCCGCCGACAATGGTAACTGCTGGTTCTTACAGTCATCAGTTGTCGGGCACAAATCCTGCACCGCCTGGTGCGGTCTACATGACACCCTCACTGCTGCCAAATATAGTGTTCCGGCAAAACGTACCCATGATGACAAGTGGAATTCGCGCTTCAACACCCTCAGGCTCACAGCGAACCAGCAGGTCACCTACACCTGGCCATGAATTCCCAAACAGTTCTACAAATGGACCAACTGTCAATGGTGTTAGTGTTGGTGTTGGTGGTGTTGACAACAGAAACGTACAAGCACAATCGCGTTATCCACTGCCAATGTACCAGGGTCTTCATATTGTGCCAG gGGACATTAGACTGATGCATCCAGGCATGGGGAACAATTCAAGATTGCAATACGCCCCTGGACCATCTCCGCCAGTTCTTCAAGGCTGTCCACGTCCATTTAGACCACCATCTTATTCGTCTAACAATTCTGGATGCCCTACGCCCAACTCTTTTGATGGACGGAACCAGAAAATTCGCAAACAAAG GTCCAAGGTTACAACTCTACCATCAACAAACGTGAGGTCCAATGTCTATCAAGTTCCTTCTATGCCTCCATCTAACCCGCCCAAAGATATACGCGAag GAACCGTAAAGGTCACAATCAATCGTTAA
- the LOC103580238 gene encoding R3H domain-containing protein 1 isoform X2, with amino-acid sequence MPALPTAKNALVSGDSSYSTAGDQDMIDSNVNVTIENLSSGNTINRPTSLPVPSCQASPPDKIDSESNNFRNRTNTKVKLLVRSHAMRESTSPPREPHNGATSPRSPQQTDAVDKKFGNGGGGNGNGGLSPNNLNSKLNNNESIYNNNSNLSAAQSPKQTRNTATSPTCRTPSRNGQSSPLQTTPKSASTSPTNNRDNNNKNDNGQRSKATSPLVITSSKCNNCVKNNHNNDKPGLLQTPPSPSKSTGIQYSPKSHGQSNNYNNNNNNNNNNGHNNCQQQSRNDNNNRRTFGICNNQCSNQCSSNTLSVGSRTRHKLRHQNSSSQGSGSLDSVSPCLSRDNSTELYTDSTGIDLEQFIAVTINRNQKDRSVLLKIERELIEFAKDHHKSCHKFPNMSSYNRMLVHRVAAYFGMEHNVDQSGLSVIVTRTKNMRIPDTRFKEHIRDDLILTEEPRRSILKRDSSSFEDGYNFKSPDRLSGDYCRRSKSFEEREEEYEKVRRRIFKDSSGESSEVVSWPYWSSSESSDVSARYRLLHPGDHSSGRHARLSKGESCDGREAFRGVLRPSVSKSFSFGGYTRGMLSRGDSVTSTRSAGPRLTKQDSGASMCSRLSPSSSGYKSQSQRSDTTISPSPSPSPIPAIPCSHVQSSQNNNVSIDTQSNDTVIWAVTNISSVPLGSVIMNPRTNQPYTNSDGTIYRFDPDNLPKVFNDIEEIRESPSSETPDKFPELPESPKHNVPVNKYSSKKQKNSTKPSSPSSVCNNNGATNNRLTSTATSPTLPYSASPPPQPPPPQPVHVQDSSQSIKSPIESQPPCTHGSLNPQYQNYPQNNTELNYNPPVFTNAQPQNMIQRPPDLAINQQQQQQQQQPPPPPPPPPPPDMVFGQNNVYGNYPMMMQTSVHPQSEVTDLSGYFMGMNVYEQPRAGSEGSQTTPTFPAPPPPPPPPLPPPNGHNAPNNQAMPPGYWQPPTAQHPHQQHTHHPPNQIPPQQMYFVPPSNSTLAVSQPSNDRSTIQHQRFPSNYTYNPQNMTPSNTAPNYQVNGYPISYNSMPTVPPSPTDYSYQNPLPMMPTYYPAGQPGMQPPVMWRVPTPPSTPTSNQMPGIPVMYVNSGTYPPPPTMVTAGSYSHQLSGTNPAPPGAVYMTPSLLPNIVFRQNVPMMTSGIRASTPSGSQRTSRSPTPGHEFPNSSTNGPTVNGVSVGVGGVDNRNVQAQSRYPLPMYQGLHIVPGDIRLMHPGMGNNSRLQYAPGPSPPVLQGCPRPFRPPSYSSNNSGCPTPNSFDGRNQKIRKQRSKVTTLPSTNVRSNVYQVPSMPPSNPPKDIREGTVKVTINR; translated from the exons ATGCCGGCTCTTCCTACGGCCAAGAATGCACTAGTGTCTGGTGATTCAAGTTATTCAACCGCGGGAGATCAGGACATGATAGACAGTAATGTCAATGTTACTatcgaaaatttatcatcaggGAATACAATTAATCGTCCTACATCACTTCCTGTGCCGTCTTGTCAAGCTAGCCCACCCGACAAAATTGATTCGGAGTCCAACAATTTTCGCAATCGG ACAAACACCAAGGTAAAATTGTTAGTAAGAAGCCATGCAATGAGGGAGTCAACGTCACCACCACGTGAACCTCACAACGGGGCAACGTCGCCCCGTAGTCCCCAACAAACTGACgcagttgataaaaaattcggTAACGGTGGTGGCGGTAATGGCAACGGTGGCTTGTcaccaaataatttaaattcaaaattaaataacaacgagtctatttacaataataatagtaatctcAGTGCCGCCCAATCACCAAAACAAACACGTAATACGGCAACTTCACCAACTTGTCGTACCCCATCGAGAAATGGTCAATCTAGTCCATTACAAACAACACCAAAGAGTGCTAGTACATCACCAACGAATAatcgtgataataataataaaaatgacaatggTCAACGATCAAAGGCTACAAGCCCGTTAGTGATAACTTCATCAAAGTGCAATAATTGCGTTAAAAACaatcataataatgataaaccAGGATTATTACAAACACCCCCATCACCATCTAAATCAACTGGTATACAGTATTCACCTAAAAGTCATGGACAAAGTAATaactacaataataataataataacaataataataatgggcATAATAATTGTCAGCAACAGTCCcgaaatgataataataatcgtcgCACATTCGGTATTTGCAATAATCAGTGCTCAAATCAGTGCTCCAGCAATACATTGAGTGTTGGTAGCCGTACAAGACACAAATTACGCCACCAAAATTCATCCTCACAAGGTAGCGGTAGTTTAGACAGTGTATCGCCATGTTTATCACGTGATAACAGTACTGAATTGTATACCGATAGTACTGGTATTGATCTCGAACAATTTATCGCTGTTACTATAAACCGTAATCAAAAGGATCGTTCAGTTTTGTTGAAAATAGAACGTGAATTGATTGAATTTGCTAAAGATCATCACAAAAGTTGTCATAAATTTCCTAACATGTCGTCGTACAATCGTATGTTGGTACATCGTGTTGCTGCGTATTTCGGTATGGAGCACAATGTCGACCAATCGGGTCTCAGTGTCATTGTAACGCGcacaaaaaatatgagaataccTGACACACGGTTCAAAGAACACATCAGGGATGATTTGATACTAACTGAAGAACCGCGACGGAGTATACTTAAACGTGATTCTAGTTCATTTGAGGATGGCTACAATTTCAAATCGCCAGATCGGCTATCGGGTGACTACTGCAGACGTAGTAAGAGCTTCGAAGAACGTGAAGAAGAATACGAAAAAGTACGTCGTAGAATATTTAAGGACAGTAGCGGCGAAAGTAGTGAAGTGGTGTCATGGCCTTATTGGTCATCGTCCGAAAGCTCCGATGTGTCGGCACGTTATCGATTACTACATCCTGGTGACCATTCATCAGGGCGACACGCCCGCTTATCGAAAGGTGAATCTTGTGACGGCCGTGAAGCATTTCGTGGTGTTCTACGTCCTTCGGTATCTAAATCATTCAGTTTTGGTGGATATACTCGTGGAATGTTATCTCGCGGTGATAGCGTCACGTCAACCCGTAGCGCAGGCCCTAGATTAACAAAACAGGATTCTGGTGCTAGTATGTGCTCACGTTTAAGTCCATCTAGCAGCGGTTATAAATCACAAAGTCAACGTAGTGATACTACAATATCACCGTCACCTTCGCCCTCGCCGATACCGGCAATACCTTGCAGTCATGTACAATCTAGTCAAAACAACAATGTGTCTATTGACACACAATCTAATGATACTGTTATTTGGGCTGTTACTAATATTTCAAGTGTACCATTGGGTAGTGTCATCATGAACCCACGTACAAATCAACCCTACACCAATTCAGATGGTACAATTTATCGCTTTGATCCGGATAATCTACCAAAAGTATTTAATGATATTGAGGAAATACGGGAGAGCCCATCTTCAGAAACACCGGATAAATTTCCCGAATTACCTGAGTCTCCTAAACACAATGTgccagttaataaatatagttctaagaaacaaaaaaattcaacaaagcCATCATCGCCATCGTCagtttgtaataataatggtgCTACAAATAATCGGCTCACTAGCACAGCAACCTCACCAACTCTACCATATTCAGCTAGTCCACCACCACAACCACCACCGCCCCAACCTGTTCATGTTCAAGACAGCTCACAGTCTATAAAATCACCCATTGAATCCCAGCCACCGTGTACCCACGGATCATTGAATCcacaatatcaaaattatccGCAGAATAATactgaattaaattataatcctCCAGTATTTACAAATGCTCAACCACAGAATATGATTCAGAGACCACCGGATCTGGCTATtaatcaacaacaacaacaacagcagcagcaaccaCCCCCGccgccaccaccaccaccaccccCTGATATGGTATTCGGTCAGAATAATGTGTACGGAAATTATCCGATGATGATGCAAACTAGCGTTCATCCACAATCGGAAGTGACTGATTTATCTGGTTATTTCATGGGTATGAATGTCTACGAACAACCGCGTGCTGGTTCCGAAGGATCACAAACAACCCCAACGTTTCCAGCACCACCTCCACCCCCACCCCCACCTCTGCCACCTCCAAATGGTCATAATGCTCCAAACAACCAAGCGATGCCACCAGGATATTGGCAGCCACCTACCGCACAACATCCCCATCAACAGCATACTCATCATCCGCCCAATCAAATCCCTCCACAGCAAATGTACTTCGTACCACCATCTAACTCAACATTGGCCGTCAGTCAACCTTCCAATGACCGTTCAACAATTCAACACCAAAGATTTCCATCAAACTACACGTATAATCCTCAAAACATGACTCCATCAAATACAGCTCCCAACTACCAAGTCAATGGTTATCCGATTTCTTACAATTCAATGCCAACAGTACCTCCCTCACCCACTGACTATTCATACCAGAATCCTTTGCCCATGATGCCGACTTACTATCCAGCTGGACAACCTGGAATGCAGCCCCCAGTGATGTGGCGCGTGCCTACACCTCCAAGTACTCCTACGTCAAATCAAATGCCGGGCATACCAGTGATGTACGTAAATTCAGGAACTTACCCACCGCCGCCGACAATGGTAACTGCTGGTTCTTACAGTCATCAGTTGTCGGGCACAAATCCTGCACCGCCTGGTGCGGTCTACATGACACCCTCACTGCTGCCAAATATAGTGTTCCGGCAAAACGTACCCATGATGACAAGTGGAATTCGCGCTTCAACACCCTCAGGCTCACAGCGAACCAGCAGGTCACCTACACCTGGCCATGAATTCCCAAACAGTTCTACAAATGGACCAACTGTCAATGGTGTTAGTGTTGGTGTTGGTGGTGTTGACAACAGAAACGTACAAGCACAATCGCGTTATCCACTGCCAATGTACCAGGGTCTTCATATTGTGCCAG gGGACATTAGACTGATGCATCCAGGCATGGGGAACAATTCAAGATTGCAATACGCCCCTGGACCATCTCCGCCAGTTCTTCAAGGCTGTCCACGTCCATTTAGACCACCATCTTATTCGTCTAACAATTCTGGATGCCCTACGCCCAACTCTTTTGATGGACGGAACCAGAAAATTCGCAAACAAAG GTCCAAGGTTACAACTCTACCATCAACAAACGTGAGGTCCAATGTCTATCAAGTTCCTTCTATGCCTCCATCTAACCCGCCCAAAGATATACGCGAag GAACCGTAAAGGTCACAATCAATCGTTAA